A window of the Pseudomonadales bacterium genome harbors these coding sequences:
- a CDS encoding toprim domain-containing protein: MIPVFPTANYHHAAATYDPRWLGRMNFPDPAIDSPTSQTLVNQMFDYYQDALGARSRAFEYLEQHGINDLCLLKEMGVGFVDRTLGKQLPSGQSTEGASIRGNLQRLGLLVGSGGEFFRGALVFPNKKANGDITEAFGQRITPRLRSGTPYQLYWSVTPAGFFNSSALTDNRKIILCQTPLDLLTLRCAGFNNVVSTLGTRNFGVEHLLAMETTDVSEVCIAFDNTPEANIAACLVAQVLSASDIACCRATLPPGMSVNECLVAYGAAMLSSVILGAKTLVQTYERMQENFRCD, translated from the coding sequence ATGATACCTGTATTTCCAACAGCCAATTACCATCATGCCGCGGCCACCTATGATCCTCGCTGGTTGGGCCGTATGAACTTTCCTGATCCAGCGATTGATAGTCCTACCAGTCAAACGCTGGTAAACCAGATGTTTGACTATTACCAAGATGCATTGGGTGCTCGTTCTAGAGCGTTTGAATATCTTGAGCAACATGGAATTAACGATCTCTGTTTACTTAAAGAAATGGGTGTGGGCTTTGTTGATCGAACCTTGGGTAAGCAATTGCCCTCGGGGCAATCTACGGAGGGGGCATCGATACGCGGTAACCTGCAGCGCTTGGGTTTGCTGGTTGGCAGCGGCGGTGAGTTTTTTCGTGGGGCGTTGGTATTCCCCAATAAAAAGGCCAACGGCGATATCACGGAGGCTTTCGGTCAACGGATTACGCCGCGGTTAAGATCAGGAACGCCTTATCAGCTGTATTGGTCGGTTACGCCCGCTGGTTTCTTTAATTCGTCGGCGTTGACGGATAATCGAAAGATCATTCTCTGTCAGACTCCTCTGGATTTGCTAACGCTACGTTGTGCTGGTTTTAACAATGTCGTCTCGACGTTGGGTACTCGTAACTTTGGTGTCGAGCATCTATTGGCAATGGAAACGACGGATGTCAGTGAAGTTTGTATTGCGTTTGATAATACGCCTGAAGCCAACATCGCGGCCTGCTTAGTTGCCCAGGTACTATCGGCCAGCGATATTGCCTGTTGTCGCGCAACACTACCGCCTGGTATGAGCGTCAACGAGTGCCTTGTCGCCTATGGAGCCGCGATGTTGTCATCCGTTATTTTGGGCGCCAAAACGCTGGTGCAGACCTATGAACGTATGCAGGAGAATTTTCGATGCGATTAA
- a CDS encoding tyrosine-type recombinase/integrase codes for MRLNQYKPRALSACVDFYLEDCLVKGLSPRTVEGKCSALKAFARWALSEDLRRLQDIGLEEIEAYQAYLFRYRQPYNHKPLFKATIRNRLTAVKVMFHRLHRRGVIKENGLALMELPKVPRQLPRGYLDLSEIESALNQSLLHNYKGLRDRAILAVYYATGIRRMELANLAINDVNLKAGILTVNAGKGEKDRRVPVAQSACVWIRLYLLHVRPRLQQLYSGTALFIDDHGRQFREHQLTRIVSKYVRRAGISKPGACNLFRHSTATLMHENGADIRHVQEMLGHADISTTQVYTHVTINKLREVYNKTHPAAQNPTTGFEQ; via the coding sequence ATGCGATTAAATCAATATAAACCAAGAGCACTTTCCGCCTGTGTGGACTTTTATCTGGAGGACTGTCTGGTAAAAGGGTTGTCACCCAGAACCGTTGAAGGTAAATGTAGTGCGTTGAAGGCGTTTGCCCGATGGGCATTGTCTGAGGACTTAAGACGCCTCCAGGATATTGGTCTCGAAGAGATTGAAGCCTATCAAGCGTATTTGTTTCGTTATCGCCAACCCTACAACCATAAACCGTTGTTTAAGGCTACGATACGCAATCGCCTGACGGCAGTAAAAGTCATGTTTCATCGGCTGCATCGGCGGGGCGTCATTAAGGAAAATGGGTTAGCCCTGATGGAGCTGCCAAAGGTGCCACGGCAATTGCCCAGGGGTTACCTTGATTTGTCAGAGATTGAATCGGCGCTGAACCAATCGTTGTTGCACAATTATAAGGGGCTAAGGGATCGGGCAATTCTGGCTGTGTACTATGCTACGGGCATTCGACGTATGGAATTGGCTAACTTAGCGATTAATGATGTTAATTTAAAAGCTGGTATTTTGACAGTCAACGCAGGCAAAGGAGAGAAAGATCGACGGGTGCCAGTCGCGCAATCCGCCTGTGTGTGGATTAGGCTATATCTCCTGCATGTTCGGCCTCGGCTACAACAGCTGTACTCTGGTACTGCCTTGTTTATCGATGATCATGGACGGCAGTTTCGTGAGCATCAGTTAACCCGTATTGTTTCCAAATACGTCCGCCGTGCAGGTATTAGTAAACCGGGAGCCTGTAATTTATTCCGGCATTCCACCGCGACGCTAATGCATGAAAACGGTGCCGATATTCGCCATGTTCAGGAAATGCTCGGCCATGCGGATATCTCAACAACTCAGGTGTATACCCATGTCACCATCAATAAGCTGCGAGAAGTGTATAACAAAACACACCCGGCAGCGCAAAATCCGACGACGGGGTTTGAACAATGA
- a CDS encoding IS21 family transposase, translating to MDILKLREAVRLLGSTNLSRRAIGRLVLLSHNTVSKYQHIMNEGGLSWSDITKLSDKELVETFGVKRLPRAIKRLPDWVLIHNEMKKKHQTLIELWEKYRSENSKDAYAYSQFCFHYQRYVSRLDLTMRQTHLAGECVFVDYAGTLIPWTDIETGKVYWAQIFVGVLGCSNYTFAWACRSQKIGCWIEAHNQMYAFFGGVPQVVVPDNLKSAVISPGAIPVINRTYLELSRHYDCVISPARVRKPQDKSKAELGVLLVSRWITVPLRRRKFFSINEINDAITELLPKLNQRPFKRLPGNRQSRFEALDQSMLKPLPAKPFEHAEWIAPQKVGPDYHVYLKGHAYSVPFRLVTEKVEARVTGKTVEIIYQNQRVASHVRNFEQGGCTTDPSHRPAKHQAYAEQTKENFLRWAEMLGPTVIKAVTAQFASKPEYSLVAQKACSQLKKLARIYGEERLEAACIRAEAINSLTVKSIRSILQRRLDEKRNEHELPIQTQLPLHANVRGPDYYQTGAH from the coding sequence ATGGATATTTTAAAACTACGGGAAGCCGTAAGGTTGTTGGGCTCTACGAATTTATCCCGGCGAGCGATAGGACGGCTGGTCCTCCTATCACACAACACCGTCAGCAAATATCAACACATTATGAATGAGGGAGGGCTCAGTTGGTCGGATATTACGAAACTATCGGATAAAGAGTTAGTAGAAACCTTTGGTGTTAAAAGGCTGCCGCGAGCTATTAAACGCCTTCCAGATTGGGTTCTTATCCACAACGAGATGAAAAAGAAGCATCAAACTTTAATAGAACTCTGGGAGAAATATCGTAGTGAGAACTCAAAGGATGCCTACGCTTATTCCCAGTTCTGCTTTCATTATCAACGTTACGTTTCTAGGTTGGATCTGACCATGCGACAGACTCACTTGGCAGGCGAGTGTGTCTTTGTTGATTACGCCGGCACATTGATTCCATGGACGGATATAGAAACCGGGAAGGTGTATTGGGCTCAAATATTTGTTGGTGTCCTGGGATGTTCGAACTACACCTTTGCTTGGGCGTGCCGCAGCCAAAAGATTGGGTGCTGGATCGAGGCGCATAATCAAATGTACGCCTTTTTTGGTGGCGTGCCGCAGGTGGTGGTGCCGGATAATCTTAAATCTGCGGTAATTTCGCCAGGTGCAATACCTGTCATCAATCGAACTTACCTGGAATTATCCCGGCATTATGACTGCGTGATTTCGCCAGCACGAGTGAGGAAACCACAAGATAAATCGAAGGCAGAACTGGGCGTCCTTTTAGTTTCCAGATGGATAACTGTGCCTTTAAGGCGGCGTAAATTTTTTAGTATTAACGAAATCAATGATGCCATCACCGAGCTTTTGCCGAAATTGAATCAGCGGCCTTTCAAGCGGTTGCCGGGCAATCGGCAATCGCGGTTTGAGGCCCTTGATCAGTCCATGCTGAAACCGCTGCCCGCAAAGCCGTTCGAACACGCTGAGTGGATTGCGCCGCAAAAAGTGGGGCCGGACTACCATGTGTATTTAAAAGGCCATGCCTATTCAGTGCCTTTTCGCTTGGTTACGGAGAAGGTTGAAGCACGCGTGACCGGGAAAACCGTCGAAATTATCTATCAAAACCAGCGTGTCGCCAGTCATGTTCGCAATTTTGAGCAAGGCGGGTGTACCACTGACCCCAGTCACCGTCCTGCAAAACATCAGGCTTACGCAGAGCAGACCAAGGAGAATTTTTTGCGGTGGGCCGAAATGCTTGGACCTACAGTGATTAAAGCAGTTACGGCCCAATTTGCCAGTAAGCCGGAGTATTCCTTAGTGGCGCAAAAAGCCTGTTCTCAGCTTAAAAAGCTGGCGCGCATTTATGGTGAAGAACGTCTCGAAGCGGCTTGTATTAGGGCGGAAGCTATTAATTCACTGACGGTCAAAAGTATTCGTTCCATTCTACAGCGACGGTTGGATGAAAAGCGGAATGAACATGAACTGCCTATTCAAACTCAACTGCCGTTGCATGCGAATGTACGCGGCCCTGACTACTACCAAACAGGAGCGCACTAA
- a CDS encoding transposase produces the protein MTNTPPSGRKRTQRDYNLGFKLAVVEQIEKGEMTYKQAQKAYGIQGRSTVLVWLRKHGKLDWSIPTELPMSQSKETPAQQIKRLEKELEDERLRILVLEGMVDIKHHIQPSMTDGYDCYQNALAERVNGILKQEFLLYRCKTFEDLRVLVAESIDTYNRLRPHLSLGMKTPEEVHKKAGCEWQPA, from the coding sequence ATGACTAATACTCCCCCTTCCGGTCGAAAACGCACTCAGCGTGATTATAATCTGGGCTTTAAATTGGCGGTGGTTGAGCAGATAGAAAAAGGCGAAATGACCTATAAACAGGCTCAGAAGGCCTACGGTATCCAGGGGCGGAGCACGGTACTGGTTTGGCTTAGAAAACATGGTAAATTAGATTGGTCAATCCCCACTGAGTTACCCATGAGCCAATCCAAAGAAACTCCCGCACAACAAATCAAACGCCTGGAAAAAGAACTGGAAGATGAGCGCCTTCGTATCCTTGTTCTTGAGGGTATGGTGGATATTAAGCATCATATTCAGCCTTCGATGACGGATGGTTATGATTGTTATCAGAATGCATTGGCTGAACGCGTCAACGGCATTTTAAAACAGGAGTTTTTACTTTATCGCTGTAAAACGTTTGAAGATCTAAGGGTGTTAGTGGCAGAATCCATCGACACCTATAATCGATTGAGGCCGCACTTGAGCCTTGGCATGAAAACACCAGAAGAAGTGCATAAAAAAGCCGGTTGCGAATGGCAACCGGCTTAA
- a CDS encoding ABC transporter permease, protein MISLAGRDILHAWGKFVFTGIGLGLLIGVTLTMAGVYRGMVDDAKVLLDNSGADLWVVQRDTLGPYAESSSIYDDVWRSIRGMPGVASAANVTYLTMQVRQGERDVRAMVTGITAGEPGTPGWPPHLVAGRQITRGHYEAVADIATGFKLGDRLQIRRNQYKVVGLTRRMVSSNGDPMVFIPLKDAQEAQFLKDNDAIRQQRRRTAENPAFNRPGVPGILDAVITSQSSNPYVNAVLVQVKTGYEPEQVAQAIDQWKRLTVYTRRQMENILVGKLIATSSKQIGMFLVILAIVSAAIVAFIIYSLTLGKIREIAVLKLIGTRNRTIAVMILQQAIALGLIGFVVGKITATFGAPLFPKYILLEPLDSVSGFIAVVMICVLSSFVAIRAALKVDPAEAIGG, encoded by the coding sequence ATGATTAGTCTGGCCGGACGCGACATTCTGCATGCCTGGGGAAAATTTGTTTTCACCGGGATTGGTTTAGGGCTTTTGATCGGCGTGACACTGACGATGGCGGGAGTCTATCGCGGCATGGTGGATGACGCCAAGGTACTGCTTGACAACAGTGGCGCTGACCTCTGGGTAGTGCAGAGGGATACCCTGGGGCCCTATGCTGAATCGTCGAGTATTTACGATGATGTGTGGCGAAGTATTCGTGGTATGCCCGGGGTGGCAAGCGCCGCTAACGTTACCTACCTGACCATGCAGGTGCGCCAGGGCGAGCGTGATGTTCGGGCCATGGTGACAGGCATCACTGCGGGGGAGCCCGGAACGCCTGGCTGGCCTCCACACCTGGTCGCCGGTCGACAGATAACGCGAGGTCACTATGAAGCAGTAGCTGATATTGCTACCGGCTTTAAGCTCGGAGACCGTCTCCAGATACGCCGCAACCAGTATAAGGTGGTTGGCCTCACTCGACGGATGGTCTCTTCCAATGGTGACCCCATGGTGTTTATTCCCCTGAAGGATGCACAGGAAGCGCAGTTCCTCAAAGATAATGACGCCATCAGACAACAACGTCGTCGTACTGCTGAAAACCCTGCCTTTAACCGTCCCGGAGTGCCTGGAATACTGGACGCTGTCATCACCTCGCAAAGCAGCAATCCTTATGTCAATGCGGTTTTGGTGCAGGTCAAAACGGGATATGAGCCTGAACAAGTAGCTCAAGCCATCGACCAATGGAAGCGCTTGACGGTATACACCCGTCGCCAGATGGAAAATATTCTGGTCGGCAAATTAATTGCCACCTCGTCAAAGCAGATAGGCATGTTCCTGGTGATTCTCGCCATCGTCAGCGCCGCCATCGTCGCATTCATCATCTACTCTCTGACGCTCGGCAAAATTCGTGAGATTGCGGTGTTGAAATTGATTGGCACCAGAAACCGAACTATCGCCGTCATGATTCTACAGCAGGCGATTGCATTAGGGCTGATCGGATTTGTCGTAGGAAAAATTACCGCTACTTTTGGTGCGCCGCTTTTCCCCAAATATATACTGCTCGAGCCACTCGATTCGGTAAGCGGGTTTATTGCGGTTGTTATGATCTGTGTGCTGTCCAGCTTCGTTGCTATACGTGCTGCCCTGAAAGTCGATCCAGCTGAAGCGATAGGAGGCTGA
- a CDS encoding DUF4136 domain-containing protein, whose amino-acid sequence MHKFANLIKLYSPRLFTCLLIGLFLSGCATIKSGSHQDESVSFTDYRTFSWIADNPLILGVGESSSVSPLTLRKISEAIKNELIVKGFVFTENQHAADFVLSFTVGTREKINASSYPSPYSGAWGWHYYETDVVHRTYTEGTLSVDIFDGKTKQPVWHGWATKIILTPDREDPSALIKEAVTAIFNKFDEAK is encoded by the coding sequence ATGCACAAGTTTGCCAACCTAATTAAACTCTACTCGCCAAGGCTATTCACTTGTCTGTTAATTGGATTATTTCTTAGTGGCTGCGCGACCATCAAGTCCGGTTCCCATCAGGATGAATCTGTATCCTTTACGGACTATCGAACCTTCAGCTGGATTGCTGATAATCCCTTGATTCTTGGGGTTGGTGAGTCATCTTCTGTCAGTCCTCTTACCCTCCGAAAAATATCCGAAGCGATTAAGAACGAATTGATCGTTAAGGGCTTTGTCTTTACCGAGAATCAGCACGCAGCTGATTTTGTCCTGTCTTTCACGGTTGGAACGCGAGAAAAGATCAATGCTTCCTCCTATCCAAGTCCTTACAGCGGTGCATGGGGTTGGCATTACTACGAAACGGATGTTGTGCATCGCACGTACACAGAAGGCACATTGAGTGTGGACATTTTCGATGGTAAAACCAAGCAACCGGTATGGCACGGTTGGGCTACTAAAATAATTCTCACACCCGACCGAGAAGACCCATCAGCATTAATTAAGGAAGCAGTTACCGCTATATTCAACAAATTTGATGAAGCAAAATAA
- the queD gene encoding 6-carboxytetrahydropterin synthase QueD: MEIYKEFTFEAAHHLPNVPEQHKCRRLHGHSFKAIIFVSGKVGESSGWVMDFTDIKRAFDPLYVMLDHHYLNEIEGLENPTSENLAMWIWHRLKPHLPELSKVTIQETCTSGCSFSGN, encoded by the coding sequence ATGGAAATATATAAAGAGTTTACCTTTGAGGCTGCTCATCACTTACCAAATGTACCAGAGCAACACAAATGCCGTAGATTACATGGGCATTCGTTTAAAGCCATCATCTTTGTGAGTGGTAAAGTTGGAGAAAGCTCTGGTTGGGTAATGGATTTTACAGATATCAAACGAGCTTTCGATCCTCTCTATGTGATGCTAGATCACCACTACTTGAACGAGATCGAGGGTCTTGAAAACCCCACCAGTGAGAATTTGGCAATGTGGATTTGGCACCGATTGAAGCCTCATTTACCAGAACTAAGCAAAGTTACCATTCAAGAGACCTGCACCAGTGGTTGTAGCTTTTCCGGAAATTAG
- a CDS encoding ABC transporter ATP-binding protein: MTGKGIDIQGVSKRYGSGDTAVDALKKVDMQVAPGEVVGLIGPSGSGKSTLLKCLGAVIEPSAGRMTLGEDIIYNDGWKVKDLRALRRDRIGFVFQAPYLIPFLDVTDNVALPSMLAGIANTDARKRANDLLQALDVAHRANAMPSQLSGGEQQRVAIARGLVNHPPVILADEPTAPLDSERALAVIKILNDMAEKFQTAIIVVTHDEKIIPTFKRIYNIRDGVTYEEAGEGRSFE, encoded by the coding sequence ATGACTGGAAAAGGTATTGATATTCAAGGGGTAAGCAAACGTTACGGTAGCGGGGACACTGCCGTTGATGCTTTGAAGAAGGTTGATATGCAGGTTGCGCCAGGAGAAGTCGTTGGACTGATCGGTCCTTCGGGTTCTGGCAAGAGCACGCTGCTAAAATGTTTGGGTGCAGTGATCGAGCCAAGCGCCGGACGAATGACACTCGGAGAGGATATCATTTATAACGACGGCTGGAAGGTCAAGGACCTACGTGCTTTACGGCGAGACCGGATCGGTTTTGTTTTCCAGGCGCCCTATCTCATCCCTTTTCTTGACGTCACCGACAATGTGGCACTGCCGTCGATGTTAGCCGGGATAGCAAACACCGACGCCCGCAAACGCGCCAACGATTTGTTGCAGGCGCTTGATGTAGCGCACCGCGCCAATGCCATGCCCTCACAGCTCTCCGGCGGAGAACAGCAACGAGTGGCTATCGCCCGTGGTTTGGTCAATCACCCTCCCGTCATCCTGGCCGATGAGCCGACCGCCCCGCTTGATAGCGAACGTGCGCTGGCCGTGATCAAGATATTGAATGATATGGCTGAAAAATTCCAGACCGCCATTATTGTGGTTACCCACGATGAAAAGATTATTCCTACGTTCAAACGGATTTATAACATCCGCGACGGCGTGACCTATGAAGAGGCCGGCGAAGGACGTAGTTTTGAATGA
- a CDS encoding efflux transporter outer membrane subunit has product MNNNKKNSYTLLTGFIGISLMGCAVGPNFQPPAAPAVADYTTTPIPMNTASTPTALGESQHIVEGKQSDLYWWRELGSTKLNALINEAFESSPTLNAAEATLRQAQELYAARSGATRYPQVEGSLGSQRQRFNPGVLGQPSEAREFSIFDAGVGVRYTLDLAGGNRRALEALAARSDYQQYQLQGARLTLAANIVITAITQTKLSMQIKTIKNTLRSQQEQLDLTQERVRLGQAAPDDVLALQTQLEQTRASIPLLRNQLQQNEHLLAVLVGRAPAATGLPSFTLEDFILPSDLPLVVPSELVRTRPDILGAEALLHVANAEYAVAISTLYPQLNLSAELGSQALTTGALFGSDSAIWNLVSQLIQPLFNPGLPAEKRAALAAFDAAAANYRVVVLDSLRNVADVLRALENDSERLVALAAADASAQKSLHSTQRRYALGAASYSDVLIAQQQSQQTQFDAIEAQAKRLTNSVAFYQAMGSGQIN; this is encoded by the coding sequence ATGAACAACAATAAAAAGAATAGCTATACGCTGTTAACAGGTTTCATTGGCATTTCGCTAATGGGTTGCGCGGTTGGGCCGAATTTCCAACCTCCAGCTGCCCCTGCAGTGGCTGATTACACGACAACACCCATACCGATGAACACAGCCTCGACTCCGACAGCGCTGGGTGAATCACAACATATTGTCGAGGGCAAGCAAAGTGATCTGTATTGGTGGCGTGAGCTGGGCTCCACCAAACTGAATGCGCTCATCAATGAAGCTTTTGAAAGTAGTCCCACCCTGAATGCAGCCGAGGCAACATTACGTCAGGCACAAGAGCTTTACGCAGCAAGATCCGGCGCTACGCGTTACCCGCAGGTTGAAGGCAGCCTGGGCAGTCAGCGTCAACGTTTTAACCCCGGCGTATTAGGACAACCCAGTGAGGCACGCGAATTCAGTATCTTCGACGCCGGTGTGGGTGTTCGATACACACTTGATCTGGCCGGAGGCAACCGGCGTGCGTTAGAAGCCTTGGCCGCCCGAAGTGACTATCAACAATACCAATTACAAGGCGCGCGTTTGACATTGGCGGCAAATATCGTCATCACTGCCATTACTCAGACCAAGCTTTCAATGCAGATTAAAACGATTAAAAATACGCTGCGATCTCAGCAGGAACAATTAGACCTGACCCAGGAACGGGTTCGTCTTGGCCAGGCCGCACCAGACGATGTACTGGCTTTGCAAACTCAGTTGGAACAGACTCGCGCCAGCATACCGCTGCTACGCAATCAGCTCCAGCAAAACGAGCATCTTCTGGCCGTTTTGGTGGGACGGGCGCCGGCAGCAACCGGATTGCCGTCCTTCACCCTGGAGGATTTCATCCTACCATCTGATTTGCCACTGGTTGTCCCGTCCGAGTTGGTACGCACAAGGCCGGATATCTTGGGTGCTGAAGCATTGTTGCATGTCGCCAATGCAGAATACGCCGTGGCGATCTCAACGTTATATCCTCAACTCAATCTCAGTGCCGAACTAGGATCGCAGGCTCTAACCACCGGTGCGTTATTCGGCAGCGACTCTGCAATCTGGAACCTGGTGAGTCAATTGATACAGCCCTTGTTCAATCCAGGTTTGCCGGCTGAAAAGCGAGCCGCTTTGGCCGCTTTTGATGCAGCGGCGGCAAACTATCGGGTCGTTGTGCTGGATTCGCTGCGTAATGTGGCCGATGTATTACGTGCGCTTGAAAATGATTCCGAAAGACTCGTGGCACTCGCTGCTGCAGACGCCAGTGCACAAAAATCTCTACACTCAACTCAACGTCGATATGCACTCGGCGCGGCCAGTTATTCTGATGTGCTTATTGCACAACAGCAATCGCAACAGACACAATTTGACGCCATAGAGGCTCAAGCTAAGCGCCTGACGAATAGCGTTGCCTTTTATCAGGCAATGGGGAGTGGTCAGATCAATTAG
- a CDS encoding cytochrome c, with amino-acid sequence MTHQHMFNRNVALGLIAATMVSISAATWADENTGIKPLALRTIMQALGKNMQTVTDAISREDWALVTKTAPLIADHPQPPLKEKMRILSFAGADMRKFKLFDTNTHQAAKEMEAFAREQDGKAVILTFATLQNSCLACHQRFRKPFKEYFYEQQ; translated from the coding sequence ATGACACACCAACACATGTTTAACAGGAATGTCGCGCTTGGTTTGATCGCAGCAACAATGGTAAGCATCAGCGCCGCGACATGGGCCGATGAAAATACGGGAATCAAACCGCTCGCGCTACGTACAATCATGCAGGCATTGGGCAAAAACATGCAAACGGTGACCGATGCCATTTCCCGGGAGGACTGGGCGCTAGTGACAAAAACAGCACCGCTGATTGCCGACCATCCACAGCCACCACTGAAAGAGAAAATGCGTATTTTAAGTTTTGCCGGTGCTGATATGCGCAAATTCAAACTTTTTGACACAAACACACATCAAGCCGCAAAGGAAATGGAAGCGTTCGCGAGGGAACAGGATGGTAAGGCCGTCATCTTAACTTTCGCAACCTTACAAAACAGTTGCCTCGCCTGCCATCAGCGTTTCAGAAAGCCCTTCAAGGAGTATTTTTATGAACAACAATAA
- a CDS encoding HlyD family efflux transporter periplasmic adaptor subunit, whose translation MILIAINDDQPVDLWSLRISGLVSKYRNEWSCHTGYNGHFKQCPHLEAQRNNLYLIASVDGLVVARDADPGTTVVAGQSVVELIDPNTLWINVRFDQIHAQGLATNLSARIVLRSRTGASQAGHILRVEPLADAVTEEILAKVTFDQLPDPLPPVGELAEVTIELPALSSGPVVPNAAIQRRNGKLGVWLVTESKLRFTPVIIGTSDLIGQVQIREGLNADNQVVAYSEKALNTRSRIHVVERFAGSAAP comes from the coding sequence TTGATTTTAATCGCCATAAATGATGATCAGCCTGTAGATCTTTGGTCACTGAGAATCAGCGGACTGGTCAGCAAATACCGGAATGAATGGTCATGCCATACCGGATACAACGGTCACTTTAAGCAGTGCCCGCATTTGGAGGCGCAACGCAATAATTTGTATTTGATCGCGTCCGTTGATGGCCTGGTTGTTGCCCGTGATGCTGACCCAGGCACCACCGTGGTGGCAGGTCAATCGGTGGTAGAGCTGATCGACCCTAACACTTTGTGGATCAATGTACGTTTTGATCAGATTCATGCGCAAGGTCTCGCCACTAATCTTTCTGCCCGCATTGTATTGCGATCTCGCACTGGTGCGTCGCAAGCAGGGCATATTCTGCGGGTAGAGCCATTAGCGGATGCGGTGACCGAGGAAATATTGGCCAAAGTAACATTCGACCAACTGCCAGATCCGCTGCCTCCGGTGGGAGAACTGGCAGAGGTGACGATTGAATTACCAGCGCTGTCATCCGGGCCGGTTGTCCCCAATGCCGCTATCCAGCGCAGAAATGGCAAGTTAGGCGTGTGGCTGGTTACAGAGAGCAAGTTACGCTTTACACCAGTCATCATCGGCACATCTGATTTGATTGGGCAGGTGCAGATACGCGAAGGTCTTAACGCTGACAATCAGGTCGTGGCATATAGCGAAAAAGCGTTAAATACTCGCAGTCGTATTCATGTGGTTGAGCGGTTTGCGGGGAGCGCAGCGCCATGA
- a CDS encoding ATP-binding protein produces the protein MLIEQTIEQLHQLKLKAMASALEMQLDSSTHQGLGFEERLGLLVDAELHDRDQRRLDRLLRAAKLKQASACIEDVNYTANRGLERPIVASLSTSHWVEKSQHVLLTGPTGVGKTWIACALAQQALRKGLSVVYRRLVRLLEELEAARGDGTLPKLRAQLARFRLIVLDDWAITPLTARNRQDLMELVEDRNGAGSLLITSQLPVSQWHDYLGDPTLADAILDRLVHRAHRIELHGDSMRKLQSPAREEG, from the coding sequence ATGTTGATTGAGCAGACTATAGAGCAGTTACATCAGTTAAAACTGAAGGCAATGGCATCGGCGCTGGAGATGCAGCTGGATTCTAGCACGCATCAGGGGTTGGGCTTTGAGGAGCGTCTTGGATTATTGGTTGATGCAGAGCTTCACGACCGCGATCAGCGCCGTCTGGATCGGTTGCTACGTGCGGCAAAACTCAAGCAAGCTTCCGCTTGTATTGAGGACGTAAACTATACGGCCAACCGCGGATTGGAACGGCCGATCGTCGCATCGCTCTCTACGAGCCATTGGGTTGAAAAATCCCAGCATGTCTTACTGACAGGGCCAACGGGTGTGGGTAAAACCTGGATTGCCTGTGCGCTGGCCCAGCAAGCTCTGCGCAAGGGGCTTTCAGTTGTGTATCGGCGCCTAGTTCGGCTGTTGGAGGAACTTGAAGCGGCCAGAGGGGATGGCACGTTGCCCAAGCTTAGGGCTCAGTTGGCCCGATTCAGGTTAATCGTTCTTGATGATTGGGCAATTACTCCGCTAACAGCGCGTAACCGGCAAGATTTGATGGAACTGGTGGAAGATCGCAACGGCGCTGGGTCGCTACTGATTACTTCCCAATTACCAGTCAGCCAATGGCACGATTACCTTGGGGATCCTACGCTGGCGGACGCTATCCTGGATCGCCTGGTGCACAGAGCGCATCGAATCGAGTTACATGGAGACTCCATGCGTAAACTACAATCCCCTGCCAGGGAGGAAGGTTAA